The window CAGGAGGTGCCATTGGCACAGTAACGCTGTTTACAACATCGGGCCAGCAAGTTACATATAAGACATCCCAGGATGTGGTGCCATTCTTAGGCAAAGCAGTGTTTTACACCGTGGATGGCAATGGTTATGTAAAGCTTGATGCTGTGCCTTTGAACATGTCCGATGTAAGTATTGATCAATTGCACGATACCATAAACGGCACAGCTATTTCGCCAGATGCTATTTTTATAGATGTGTCAGGTAGCAATGATCAGTATACTGCAAAGTTGGTGCGATTTTCAGATCTGCCAGAAGGAACATTTGGCAGTGATGTTCTGGCTTATAAATTGATAGACAGCAATTTTGGGGATGTGCGGCTTGCCATTTTCAACAATATCCTGGCTTTAAAACCCAGTTTTGGCGTGATAACAGGCGTAACCCCCATATGGGCTAACGGAAGTCAGATAGGTTCAAATGTTACTGTTATATCAGTGAATGGCATAGAAAAAATCACTACCAATATTTTAAACCTCAAAGCAGGTGATGTTGTATCTATAAGCAATCAATTAATTCAAACCCGTTTAAATCCCATTCAGAGGGCAGCACAGGCAACGGCGGTAGATAGTACCCGCATAAAGGTAGATGACAAAGTATATAGTCTAGCTTCCAATGTACTTGTGATAAAGTACGACAGTAATGATAATAATTACAGCATCTCATCGCTGGCAGAACTGAACAGCATGATTCAGAAGGGGAAGGCTGATAACGTACTGCTGTATAGCCTGGATAGTAATTATGTTAATGTAATATTAATAAATGAGTAAAGCAGAACAAAAAAGCTAGGGCCGAAGTTATCTAAACTCAAAAAGAGGCAAGCCTTATATGTCAGGCTTGTCTCTTTGTATACATATAAACTTTTACCCATGCGTTGAAAATCGGAGCGGGGTTTACAACAACATCACCAAGTTGGGCAGAGTGTTGTCTTATTCCACTATATATTTCAATGTTTTATCAGTAGTTAAGGTTCCTATTTACAATTTACTTTAATATATACGAATTTTTACTGTATTTTTAAAATACTATGTTTTAAATATTAACTAAAATTAACTAAATTTGATATATAAACATAGATTGAAACTAACGAGATGTATTAGAATAGAAAGCAATTTAAATCTCGTAGGGCTTATATATGGTGCATATAAAGGGTGGAAATATAAAACGGGTCTGAAAACGCGGACGAAAATCGTGACGTTTATATTCATTGCAACGTTGTTAGCGCGTATCTAAGTATTTTGCAGTTTATGCTAATTGTAGAAAATCAGTAGAAATATGGTATAATATATGTGAGGCAGTCGGAAAAGCAGGTGCGGTTGCCACTCTCCTATTAAGGAGGTGGTTGCTATGAGTACATATCAGGCATTGTCGTTAATGATAATGTTCGGTATGTTAATCGTAGCAATTCTCGAGTTTAAAAGAAAAAAATAACCGCCCTGCTCCCGACAGGGTGGTTATAGATTTGTAATCCCCTTTCGGGCAACCGCACATTGCGGACGATTGCCTCTTTACTTATATTATAGCACGGCTGTTAAAAAAGTAAACAGGAACATAAACATCCGTAAGGCAGGGTTCAACCCTGCTTTTTTTTAGCTCGATATGTTGTATAACTTTAAGGGTTTACCTTTCCTTTCTATTCGTTAAGCACCGATGGAACTGGAGAGAATGGACTTACTAGGAACACAGCTACTTGTAGCGAGAAACAGTTAGAGAGGACATTGGTTCATGTTATAACCGCACAAAGAAGGAATTTTGCGGTTTGTGTAGAAGTAATATAAAAACACAGAGGAAGAAGCAATATGATGTACATAGTATTACCATTGTTGCTGTACATTGCAAACAAAGAAATCAAGAACGCCGAATGCCGAAAGAAGTCCTAATTGCTGGATATATTCTTGTAGTGGTATGCATTTTGTATCTGTTGTACAGCAGGCAGCCTG of the Caldanaerobius fijiensis DSM 17918 genome contains:
- a CDS encoding putative holin-like toxin, with protein sequence MSTYQALSLMIMFGMLIVAILEFKRKK